A stretch of DNA from Clostridia bacterium:
AGCAACTGGAGTCAGAAGTATATTTCTGCAGCCAAAGAAAATGGGCTGCTGACTATATTTAGTGGTTATTATTTTTATCCCTATAAGGAGATAACCAGGGAGGAAATGGCGGTTATTACTGCCAAAGCGGTTCAGAACGCTGATGTCACTGGGGAGAAGCTCAGCTTCAAGGATATAGCCCAGTACTATAAATATAAGGACAGCATTGATAAAGTTACATCATTGGGAATAATTACAGGGCTGCCGGATGGAAGCTTCGCACCTAAGGGCAAGGCAACCAGAGCACAGGCTGCAGCTGTAATAGGAAGAGTGCTGAGAACCAGAGAGGCTTTAAAGGAAACAGCAGATACTGCATTGACTGCATTTGCCTCCAATTATGAAAATAGTGTAATGAACTCCCTAAGTGAAGGCGACTTGAGCTTTAATGAGCCACTCTCCCTTTCAATAGGAAAAGAAGGCAAAATAAATGTTATAAGGTCTGAACAGCTAAATATTCAATACCCCAGTGGGCTTGTCAACAGGAAGCATATAGAGAATGAAAGCTTTGTAGTCCTAAGCAAATCCAGATACCTTGCTGCCATCGATATATCCTATGATATGGTGCTGGATACTGGCAATTATGCTTATGGCAGATATAAGATAAAGAAAACATTATATATGAAGAATATAGGCGACAGCTGGGTAGTGTATAACAGCGTACCAGAATTCAGTGATGATGAATTGGGAAAGAAAGTGAACCTTTCATGGCACTATATCTGGAATAATACCCCCGACATGTCGCAGGTCAAGAAGGTAGACGGATTGAATGTGGTATCCCCTACCTGGTTTACACTTGCAAACGAGAAGGGTGATTTGGATGACAGGGGAAGCCTCAGCTACAGCAGCTGGGCTCATAAGAACGGTTATAAGGTCTGGGCTTTAGTGGACAATAAATTTGATCCTGCAATGACGAATAAGCTGCTTAGTAATGCAGGTGCAAGGGCAAAGCTTATAAGCTCCATTATAAGTAATGCGAAGAAATATAAGCTGGATGGCATAAATATTGATTTTGAGAACATGTATACGAAAGATAAGAATGCTTTCACTCTGTTTATGAAAGAGCTTTATAAACAGACAAAAGCAAATGCCTTGAAACTTTCAGTTGATGTATCAATAATTGCAGTAAACTCCAACTGGTCCGAGAGTTTTGACAGGGCTGCGCTTTCCAAAACTGTGGATTATGTGGCTCTAATGGCTTATGACCAGCACTGGGGCGGCAGTCCGGTAAGTGGATCTGTTGCACAGCTGACCTGGGTTGAACAGAGCGTGCAAAGAGTATTGAAGGAAGTTCCAAAAGAAAAATTGCTTCTCGGAGTTCCCTTCTATACAAGACTGTGGAAAGAGGAGTATGTTAATGGCAGCAGCAATCCGGTTGTCACATCCCAAGCTATTTCTATGAGTAAGGCAGAA
This window harbors:
- a CDS encoding glycosyl hydrolase family 18 protein, which produces MKKKVTRYFLLFLALVFALNICMPVFAAEGTYEEDAPLADKQIAKKELLLIEDNTYNFKDIANYWAKDELLELSYMDIIKGYDNGTMQPDRTVSREEFVAMLVRALGIAADDEFTQSYNDVTSSNWSQKYISAAKENGLLTIFSGYYFYPYKEITREEMAVITAKAVQNADVTGEKLSFKDIAQYYKYKDSIDKVTSLGIITGLPDGSFAPKGKATRAQAAAVIGRVLRTREALKETADTALTAFASNYENSVMNSLSEGDLSFNEPLSLSIGKEGKINVIRSEQLNIQYPSGLVNRKHIENESFVVLSKSRYLAAIDISYDMVLDTGNYAYGRYKIKKTLYMKNIGDSWVVYNSVPEFSDDELGKKVNLSWHYIWNNTPDMSQVKKVDGLNVVSPTWFTLANEKGDLDDRGSLSYSSWAHKNGYKVWALVDNKFDPAMTNKLLSNAGARAKLISSIISNAKKYKLDGINIDFENMYTKDKNAFTLFMKELYKQTKANALKLSVDVSIIAVNSNWSESFDRAALSKTVDYVALMAYDQHWGGSPVSGSVAQLTWVEQSVQRVLKEVPKEKLLLGVPFYTRLWKEEYVNGSSNPVVTSQAISMSKAESIIAENKASKTWDAASGQYYATYNVGKTTYKIWLEDERSIKLKAELVNKYRLGGIASWKYGLEKQTIWEVIAKTIKNS